The sequence AAATTCGCCGACCCCCTCGCGGCCGTTTGTCAAGCTAAAAATGTGGTAAGTTGTCGATTTTTATAGTTTTTCATCAAGATTATCGATTTGCGACACGAGCTGCAAAAACCTAACCGGACACCACTGAGAAAAAAGAAAAGAAAAGCACGGAATTGTAATTATTTTTACATCCCTTGTTTTTATTTTTTCTACAGCCTCTTTACTCAGAAAAAAATATAAAGTTCTTGCTCATTAGCGGTTCACGCCCCTGGAAGGGAATAAGGGGACAGGCACCAAATTGAGGTGAAGGAAAAGGAAAAGGAAAAAGTAGTTGGTGCCTGTCCCCTTATTATTTCCCCGGATGCTCAAAGGGCGCAAGTTTGACTACGCCTACGACGTTCGCGGCAATCAACGCTACCGCTACCTCTCGGCGGATCGGAGCAAATTCTGGGAATACACCTGGGACGGCGAAAATCGTCTGCGTCAGGCCGCGCTGACCCTCGGCGGCCAGGTGGTGCGCACCCTCAGCTTCAAGTACGACCCCTTTGGTCGACGCATTGAGAAACAGGTGAGCGACACCGCAAGCACCGTCACCACGACCTACGTCTACGACGGCGAGAATATCGTCTTCACCACCGTCAACGACGGCACCAACACCACGACCAGCCACACCATCCACGGCCCCGGCATCGACGAACCGTTGGCCCAGATCACCAATGGAACCAGCACCTACTACCACGCCGACGGCCTGGGCAGCATCGTCGCCCTGACCGACGCCGCTGGCCAGATCGTGCAGCGCATCACCTACGACGCTTTCGGCCTACCGACCGCCACCGACCCCAGTTTTGCCAACAGCTATGCCTTTACGGCAAGGGAGTGGGATAAGGAGCTCGGACTGTATTACTACCGGGCGCGGTATTATGACCCGATGGAGGGGCGGTTTGTGAGTAAGGACCCGATTGGGTTTGCTGGGGGAATAAACGTCTACGCTTACGTTGAAAACAACCCAGTTAACCTGGTTGACCCTGATGGAAGGTTCGCCATTCTCCCTGTTTTAGCCATAATTGGAACTGTTTATGGTGTTTTAGAGGGAGTCGATTATGTAACAAGCGTATATTACAATAGTATTATTTTAAAGCACCTGCAAGAACAAGAAAAATTGCTTAAGGTTCACTTGGAAAAAACTGATTGCAAAGATATTCAAAAAATAAATTTATTAAATGAAGCAATAAAAGCAAATGCCCTACAACAAACAAGGATTGGGTTAGGTCTTGGAAAAGACACTATTAGTATTTTTTACGGAAAAGCTACAGATAGAAGATAGATATTGGGGGTGACTATGGATGGTTTTGGTCTTATTTTGGCTAGTCTCTTAATAGAGACAATTGCATTGATATTAATATCAAAAGTAAAGGCTAAATATAATATTATAGATAAAATTGTAAAAAAAATTGTACTTCTAGTGTGTGCTTCAATTTTTTTTCAGACAATATTTGTATTAGGTAAATTGTATTTATATTTGATTTATAACAAAATTATATGACTATGCGTAAGTCCAAAATAACCCATTTAACTGGGCTGATCCGTGGGGATTATGGTCTGTCACAATTGATTTCTACACTGGATTTGGTGGTGGACACTGCTGTCTCACAGTTTCACAGCAGGCATAACTGACCGTTCTGCAAGCCGTTTTCCGGCGTTGGCGGGTTAAATAGTTCCGTCAAATCCCGTCGCTCGAACAAGTTCAGTTGCAATATCCGCAACATCCGTTGTAACGAGGCGCCGATCTTCGACTGGAACTTCAGAAACGACAGCACCAGGTAGGCGCACAGGGCGATCCAGAGCTGAGTCTTCACCGCGTTCATGGAGGTGCCGAGGAAGCTCTTCACCTTCAGGTTCTGTTTGATCCACTTGAAGAAGAGCTCGATCTGCCAGCGCTCCTTGTAGAGATCGGCCACCGTTTGCGCCGGAAGGTCCAGGGCGTTGGTCACGAACTGATAGACGATGTCCGTTTCCGCGTCCCGATAGGTCACCAGCCGGAAGGTTTCGGAAAGATTCCCCAGCCGGATTTCGCGGTCTTCCGTCACTCCCGGACTTTTACGGCCCCGGCGCTTTTTGCCGGGCGTGACGATGGCGTTGCTCTTGAGGCGGGAGACGAAGAACACCCCGTCGTCGCACAGTTCCCGATACCAGGCGTAGTCGGTGTAGCCGCGATCGAAGACCACGTAGGAGCCCTTGGGGAGCGCGAGGGTCCGGGCCAGATTGATTTCGTGTTCCCGGCCCGCGGTCAAATCGACAAAGGCGGGCAGATAGCCGTCGGCGTCGAGTCCGACATGAAGCTTGGCCGCGCCCTTGGTCTTCTGGTACTTGGCCCAGGGGAACAGGGACAGGGTCAGGTCGAGCAGGGAGGCATCCAGCAGATAGATCTTCCCGTTCAGCTTGAATTTCCTGTTCCGTGGCGCCATCGACTGACAGCGCCCCAGCAACCGCCGGAACAGCTCCTCATAGAGCGTATGGGGCTGATTCTCGTTGCAGCGCGCCAGGGTTGCCCGGCTGAACGCCTTGATGCCCAGGTGGTAGATCTTTTGACCTTGAACGGCGAGGTTATCCACCACATCCCGCAGGCTGCATCGGCCGGACAGCTGCGCCGTCAGCATGGCGACGAACTGAGTCCAGCGGGTAAACGAACGAAACTTCTGCCCGGTGTGATGCTTATTGGCCAGGGACTGAAATTCATGTCTCGGGAAAATTCGTACTATTTGCGAAAGAACGGTGCTACAATGCGGCATGGCTCGGAACTCCTTAGTTTTATAATGGTTTTGGCGAACACATTATAACGCAAAGGAGCCTCCGGGCCTTCTATTTTCTGTTCAAACTGTGAGACAGCAGTGGGTGGTGGAATTGTATTTGGTCAAAACGATGATGGGAGTGTGTTCCTGACGGCCAGGGGTGGGATTGGGAAAGGCGGAGGTCTCTCTTATTCCCCAACCGGCGGGTCTCCTGGGTATGACCCATGCCAGACCAATCAAGATTTTAATGCGTATCTTGGGTTTTTTGCTGAAGCTGCGGCCGAATTGGGCCCAGGAAAAATTGGTGCGGGAAAACAGGATGGATTGCACAGCAAAGACATGGTCGAGGCATATCCATATAGAGAGAATAATTTCGTTGACCCGGGTGTTGTTGTTCCTGGTACCAAAGGGGCGAGACTGGGCGCTTCTATCGGTATAGAAGGTGGTTTCGTGTGGAAGCATTAAGTAGACATCTTAAAATAAAAAGCATTTTAATATTTTTGATATTGTTTATCACTGTTTGTAGTTTTGTTTATTATGGTTCATACAAAAGTAAAGCTTTTCTGTTTGCAAGAGATTACATTTCTAATAATAAAGATATTTATGAAAAATATGGTTACCTAGAAAAGGTGTGGTTAAACCCATTTGGTATAAGTATTAAGGAGAGAGGGATATCTGGAGATGCGAATTTAAATGTCACCATATTTACAAACACCGGAAAACATAAATTAAATATTAAACTAAAAAAAATTAGTAACACTTGGCAGGTAGAATCGGTAAGTGAAAGATATTAAGGTAGTTTTAATGATTCAGCAAGGGAATAAGGGGACAGTCACCAAATTGAGGTAAAGGAAAAGGAAAAAGTAGTTGGTGCCTGTCCCCTTATTATTTCCCCGGATGCTCAAAGGGCGCAAGTTCGACTACGCCTACGACGTTCGCGGCAATCAACGCTACCGCTACCTCTCGGCGGATCGGAGCAAATTCTGGGAATACACCTGGGACGGCGAAAATCGTCTGCGTCAGGCCGCGCTGACCCTCGGCGGCCAGGTGGTGCGCACCCTCAGCTTCAAGTACGACCC comes from Desulfuromonas acetexigens and encodes:
- a CDS encoding IS4 family transposase, coding for MPHCSTVLSQIVRIFPRHEFQSLANKHHTGQKFRSFTRWTQFVAMLTAQLSGRCSLRDVVDNLAVQGQKIYHLGIKAFSRATLARCNENQPHTLYEELFRRLLGRCQSMAPRNRKFKLNGKIYLLDASLLDLTLSLFPWAKYQKTKGAAKLHVGLDADGYLPAFVDLTAGREHEINLARTLALPKGSYVVFDRGYTDYAWYRELCDDGVFFVSRLKSNAIVTPGKKRRGRKSPGVTEDREIRLGNLSETFRLVTYRDAETDIVYQFVTNALDLPAQTVADLYKERWQIELFFKWIKQNLKVKSFLGTSMNAVKTQLWIALCAYLVLSFLKFQSKIGASLQRMLRILQLNLFERRDLTELFNPPTPENGLQNGQLCLL
- a CDS encoding RHS repeat-associated core domain-containing protein; its protein translation is MPVPLLFPRMLKGRKFDYAYDVRGNQRYRYLSADRSKFWEYTWDGENRLRQAALTLGGQVVRTLSFKYDPFGRRIEKQVSDTASTVTTTYVYDGENIVFTTVNDGTNTTTSHTIHGPGIDEPLAQITNGTSTYYHADGLGSIVALTDAAGQIVQRITYDAFGLPTATDPSFANSYAFTAREWDKELGLYYYRARYYDPMEGRFVSKDPIGFAGGINVYAYVENNPVNLVDPDGRFAILPVLAIIGTVYGVLEGVDYVTSVYYNSIILKHLQEQEKLLKVHLEKTDCKDIQKINLLNEAIKANALQQTRIGLGLGKDTISIFYGKATDRR